A window of the Lactuca sativa cultivar Salinas chromosome 7, Lsat_Salinas_v11, whole genome shotgun sequence genome harbors these coding sequences:
- the LOC111904123 gene encoding cyclin-U2-1 → MAISPRKLRNDVYSYSYQNDSNTPLVISVLASLIDRTLVRNERIGRKCAGMGGSVTITKTGSKTRVFDCHETPDMTIQSYLERIFRYTKVGPSVYVVAYVYIDRFCRSHPEFRITGRNVHRLLITTIMVASKYVEDMNYRNSYFARVGGITTKEMNSLELDFLFLMNFKMHVNVSVFESYCCHLEREVSIGGGYHIEKTLRCAEEIKSRQIEERGFNRIARITL, encoded by the exons ATGGCCATATCTCCAAGAAAGCTTAGAAACGATGTGTATTCATACTCATACCAAAACGACTCTAACACCCCTCTTGTCATCTCAGTTCTTGCTTCTTTAATTGACAGAACTTTGGTTAGAAATGAAAGAATCGGTAGAAAGTGTGCAGGCATGGGTGGCAGTGTCACCATCACAAAGACTGGttccaaaactagggtttttgaTTGCCATGAGACACCGGACATGACGATACAGTCCTATCTTGAGAGGATTTTCCGGTACACCAAAGTCGGACCTTCGGTGTATGTGGTGGCGTATGTGTATATTGATAGGTTCTGCCGATCACATCCAGAGTTTAGGATAACTGGCCGGAATGTCCACAGGCTTCTCATTACAACTATAATGGTGGCTTCTAAATATGTTGAAGACAT GAACTACAGAAACTCATATTTTGCAAGAGTTGGTGGGATAACAACGAAAGAAATGAACAGTCTCGAGCTTGATTTTTTATTCTTGATGAACTTCAAAATGCATGTAAATGTGAGTGTTTTCGAAAGCTATTGTTGCCATTTGGAGAGAGAAGTAAGCATCGGAGGTGGTTACCATATTGAAAAGACATTACGATGCGCGGAAGAGATTAAATCTCGACAAATAGAAGAGAGAGGATTCAATCGAATCGCACGAATTACTttgtaa